In the genome of Candidatus Hydrogenedens sp., the window CGGTATTTTCTTTTACTTCATTCTTTGTGGCATCTTGAGAAGATTCTTCTTTCTTTTCTTCAGGGAATAATTCTGGATGTTCACCCTTTATCCTATCAAGAGCCGATTTTGCTTTGTTTGCAATTGAAGAATCGGGGAATTCTTCTTGTTGTTTCTTATACGCTTCTATTGCGTTCTGCAAGTCTTGTTTGGCTTCTAAAACACGACCGATATTAAAAGATTGCCTTTTTGCTATAAATGAATTACTCCATTTTTCTTTTATTTCTTTATAAATGTTTATAACATTATCATAATTCTTTCTCAATTCCTCTAAATAGCCCAAGCCTTCTCGTGCATTAGGAACCCATTCGGATTGAGGATATTTTTCGCACAGTTTTTTCCATATAGTTTCTGCTTCATCAATTTTCCCCAGTGTAAAAGCAGTTTCAGCATATACATATAGGATTTCCGGGGTTAGTGATGAGTTTGT includes:
- a CDS encoding tetratricopeptide repeat protein, with translation MPIRRQKKRKTEVKDILPNIDEPKNQLLIWWTHIKENLYLYIFSIVFILLCVVIGLIYGSYNSSKNKDIMTRYASAVLKEDLQEKLDALKPLMDTNSSLTPEILYVYAETAFTLGKIDEAETIWKKLCEKYPQSEWVPNAREGLGYLEELRKNYDNVINIYKEIKEKWSNSFIAKRQSFNIGRVLEAKQDLQNAIEAYKKQQEEFPDSSIANKAKSALDRIKGEHPELFPEEKKEESSQDATKNEVKENTASLQTDTSKKENTPAPQQGQ